The following proteins are co-located in the Anser cygnoides isolate HZ-2024a breed goose chromosome 2, Taihu_goose_T2T_genome, whole genome shotgun sequence genome:
- the ABCB5 gene encoding ATP-binding cassette sub-family B member 5 isoform X6 yields the protein MKDHFVNPTEKDLSDAESASKGYDNPSFQHDEDLEQSDQLKTKRKKKENKPEKKVVGVFELFRYADWLDILLMVVGLIAATANGTGLPLMIIVFGDMTNSFVLSGVNSNASKDTSVNSSICPSIPGIDIEAEMTKFAYYYVGIGFAVLILSMIQVWTFLVAATRQSARIRQKFFFAVLHQEMAWFDSTQIGTLNTRLTDDINTIHEGIGDKICIFVQFFATFLAGIIIGFIHGWKLTLVILSVSPLLAASAAVWSTLLASLTAKELSAYAKAGAVAEEILTAIRTVVAFNGQQKALAKYDANLELARSVGVKKSITTNVSLGVSQFLIFGSYALAFWYGTKLTAEEKENYDIGHVLIVFFSVLVGAFSLGQAAPNLESVSNARGAAYEVYRIINKKRLIDSSSKEGYKPDKLIGEIEFRNIHFSYPSRPDVKILKGLNLKVQTGKTIALVGASGCGKSTSVQLLQRFYDPDQGEVILDGQDIRTLNVKWLRENIGIVSQEPVLFATTIAENIRYGREDISDAEIEQAAKEANAFDFISRLPDKFNTMVGERGAQLSGGQKQRIAIARALARNPKILLLDEATSALDTQSESIVQAALDKITSKML from the exons atgaaggaTCATTTTGTAAATCCCACAGAAAAGGACCTCTCCGATGCTG AATCTGCAAGTAAGGGATATGACAACCCTTCTTTCCAACATGATGAAGATCTTGAACAAAGTGACCAGCTAAAGACCAAGAGAAAAAA GAAGGAAAATAAGCCAGAGAAAAAGGTGGTTGGCGTTTTTGAACTG TTTCGCTATGCTGATTGGTTGGATATACTTTTGATGGTAGTTGGCTTGATCGCAGCCACTGCAAATGGTACTGGATTACCACTTATGATCATTGTCTTTGGAGATATGACAAACAGCTTTGTGCTAAGTGGCGTGAATTCAAATGCGTCAAAAG ATACTTCAGTAAATAGCTCCATCTGTCCATCAATTCCAGGTATAGATATAGAAGCTGAAATGACAAA GTTTGCTTACTACTATGTGGGAATTGGCTTTGCTGTGTTGATCCTGAGCATGATCCAAGTATGGACATTTTTGGTTGCTGCTACGAGGCAGTCAGCAAGAATCCGTCAGAAGTTCTTTTTTGCAGTGCTCCATCAGGAGATGGCTTGGTTTGATAGTACCCAGATAGGAACACTGAACACCAGACTGACAGA tGACATCAACACCATCCATGAAGGCATCGGAGACAAGATCTGTATATTCGTACAATTTTTTGCCACATTTCTGGCAGGGATTATTATAGGATTCATCCACGGGTGGAAGCTGACACTGGTGATTTTGTCAGTCAGCCCTCTTCTAGCTGCGTCAGCAGCAGTTTGGTCAACT cttctggcATCCCTTACTGCTAAAGAGCTGTCTGCTTATGCCAAAGCAGGAGCTGTGGCAGAAGAAATTTTGACTGCGATCAGGACAGTTGTGGCTTTCAATGGACAGCAGAAGGCATTAGCAAA ATATGATGCTAACCTAGAGCTGGCTAGAAGCGTTGGAGTGAAAAAGTCCATTACCACCAATGTATCTCTAGGTGTTTCACAGTTTCTTATATTTGGATCTTATGCTCTTGCATTTTGGTATGGAACCAAGCTCACTgctgaggagaaagaaaattatgacATTGGCCACGTGTTAATT GTGTTCTTCTCTGTGCTTGTTGGAGCCTTCTCCTTGGGACAGGCAGCTCCCAACTTGGAGAGTGTGTCTAATGCACGTGGGGCTGCCTATGAAGTATATCGAATTATCAATAAG AAACGGCTTATAGATAGCAGTTCTAAGGAAGGCTACAAACCTGACAAGCTCATAGGAGAAATCGAATTCAGAAACATCCATTTCAGTTACCCATCCAGACCTGATGTTAAA ATTCTCAAAGGTCTAAACTTGAAAGTTCAAACTGGGAAGACCATTGCTTTAGTTGGTGCTAGTGGCTGTGGAAAAAGCACTAGTGTTCAGTTGCTGCAGAGATTCTATGATCCTGACCAAGGAGAA GTTATCTTAGATGGTCAGGATATTCGGACACTTAATGTAAAGTGGCTAAGAGAAAATATTGGTATTGTGAGCCAGGAGCCTGTTTTGTTTGCAACAACAATAGCTGAGAACATTCGCTATGGCAGAGAAGATATTTCTGATGCTGAAATTGAGCAAGCAGCCAAGGAAGCCAATGCTTTTGACTTCATATCTAGACTGCCTGAT aaatttaACACCATGGTAGGGGAGAGAGGAGCTCAGCTGAGTGGAGGACAGAAACAACGAATAGCTATTGCTCGTGCCCTGGCAAGAAATCCTAAGATTCTTCTTCTGGATGAAGCTACATCTGCACTGGATACTCAGAGTGAATCCATAGTGCAAGCAGCTCTTGATAAG ATAACaagcaaaatgctttaa
- the ABCB5 gene encoding ATP-binding cassette sub-family B member 5 isoform X7: protein MKDHFVNPTEKDLSDAESASKGYDNPSFQHDEDLEQSDQLKTKRKKKENKPEKKVVGVFELFRYADWLDILLMVVGLIAATANGTGLPLMIIVFGDMTNSFVLSGVNSNASKDTSVNSSICPSIPGIDIEAEMTKFAYYYVGIGFAVLILSMIQVWTFLVAATRQSARIRQKFFFAVLHQEMAWFDSTQIGTLNTRLTDDINTIHEGIGDKICIFVQFFATFLAGIIIGFIHGWKLTLVILSVSPLLAASAAVWSTLLASLTAKELSAYAKAGAVAEEILTAIRTVVAFNGQQKALAKYDANLELARSVGVKKSITTNVSLGVSQFLIFGSYALAFWYGTKLTAEEKENYDIGHVLIVFFSVLVGAFSLGQAAPNLESVSNARGAAYEVYRIINKKRLIDSSSKEGYKPDKLIGEIEFRNIHFSYPSRPDVKILKGLNLKVQTGKTIALVGASGCGKSTSVQLLQRFYDPDQGEVILDGQDIRTLNVKWLRENIGIVSQEPVLFATTIAENIRYGREDISDAEIEQAAKEANAFDFISRLPDKFNTMVGERGAQLSGGQKQRIAIARALARNPKILLLDEATSALDTQSESIVQAALDK, encoded by the exons atgaaggaTCATTTTGTAAATCCCACAGAAAAGGACCTCTCCGATGCTG AATCTGCAAGTAAGGGATATGACAACCCTTCTTTCCAACATGATGAAGATCTTGAACAAAGTGACCAGCTAAAGACCAAGAGAAAAAA GAAGGAAAATAAGCCAGAGAAAAAGGTGGTTGGCGTTTTTGAACTG TTTCGCTATGCTGATTGGTTGGATATACTTTTGATGGTAGTTGGCTTGATCGCAGCCACTGCAAATGGTACTGGATTACCACTTATGATCATTGTCTTTGGAGATATGACAAACAGCTTTGTGCTAAGTGGCGTGAATTCAAATGCGTCAAAAG ATACTTCAGTAAATAGCTCCATCTGTCCATCAATTCCAGGTATAGATATAGAAGCTGAAATGACAAA GTTTGCTTACTACTATGTGGGAATTGGCTTTGCTGTGTTGATCCTGAGCATGATCCAAGTATGGACATTTTTGGTTGCTGCTACGAGGCAGTCAGCAAGAATCCGTCAGAAGTTCTTTTTTGCAGTGCTCCATCAGGAGATGGCTTGGTTTGATAGTACCCAGATAGGAACACTGAACACCAGACTGACAGA tGACATCAACACCATCCATGAAGGCATCGGAGACAAGATCTGTATATTCGTACAATTTTTTGCCACATTTCTGGCAGGGATTATTATAGGATTCATCCACGGGTGGAAGCTGACACTGGTGATTTTGTCAGTCAGCCCTCTTCTAGCTGCGTCAGCAGCAGTTTGGTCAACT cttctggcATCCCTTACTGCTAAAGAGCTGTCTGCTTATGCCAAAGCAGGAGCTGTGGCAGAAGAAATTTTGACTGCGATCAGGACAGTTGTGGCTTTCAATGGACAGCAGAAGGCATTAGCAAA ATATGATGCTAACCTAGAGCTGGCTAGAAGCGTTGGAGTGAAAAAGTCCATTACCACCAATGTATCTCTAGGTGTTTCACAGTTTCTTATATTTGGATCTTATGCTCTTGCATTTTGGTATGGAACCAAGCTCACTgctgaggagaaagaaaattatgacATTGGCCACGTGTTAATT GTGTTCTTCTCTGTGCTTGTTGGAGCCTTCTCCTTGGGACAGGCAGCTCCCAACTTGGAGAGTGTGTCTAATGCACGTGGGGCTGCCTATGAAGTATATCGAATTATCAATAAG AAACGGCTTATAGATAGCAGTTCTAAGGAAGGCTACAAACCTGACAAGCTCATAGGAGAAATCGAATTCAGAAACATCCATTTCAGTTACCCATCCAGACCTGATGTTAAA ATTCTCAAAGGTCTAAACTTGAAAGTTCAAACTGGGAAGACCATTGCTTTAGTTGGTGCTAGTGGCTGTGGAAAAAGCACTAGTGTTCAGTTGCTGCAGAGATTCTATGATCCTGACCAAGGAGAA GTTATCTTAGATGGTCAGGATATTCGGACACTTAATGTAAAGTGGCTAAGAGAAAATATTGGTATTGTGAGCCAGGAGCCTGTTTTGTTTGCAACAACAATAGCTGAGAACATTCGCTATGGCAGAGAAGATATTTCTGATGCTGAAATTGAGCAAGCAGCCAAGGAAGCCAATGCTTTTGACTTCATATCTAGACTGCCTGAT aaatttaACACCATGGTAGGGGAGAGAGGAGCTCAGCTGAGTGGAGGACAGAAACAACGAATAGCTATTGCTCGTGCCCTGGCAAGAAATCCTAAGATTCTTCTTCTGGATGAAGCTACATCTGCACTGGATACTCAGAGTGAATCCATAGTGCAAGCAGCTCTTGATAAG TAG